In the genome of Ferrovibrio terrae, the window AGGCTATCGCCACCTGCACGCCCATTTTATTCATACGCCCGGTTCGGTGGCGCGCTATGCCGCACAGATCCTGCAATGCCCGTGGACGGCATCGGCGCATGCACGCGACATCTGGATCACGCCGGACTGGGAAAAGCGCGAGAAACTCGCCGACTGCCAGTGGGTCGTGACCTGCACCGCGCATAACCGCACGCATCTTGCCGCCCTGAGTGATTCCGAGCGGGTATCGCTGGTTTATCACGGCATCGATTTCTCGCGCTTCCCCGAGCCGCCGGTCTGGCGCGCCCGTCGCGATGGCCGCGACGCGCAGGACCCGGTGCGGCTGCTGTCTGTCGGCCGCGCCGTCGACAAGAAGGGCTACGACATCCTGCTGCGGGCGCTGGCGCGTCTGCCGGTCGACCTGCACTGGCATTTCACGCATATCGGCGGCGGGCCACTGCTCGCCAAGCTGAAGGCCCAGGCCGTCAGCCTCGGCATCGCGGATCGCATCTCCTGGCAGGGCTCGGCCACGCAGGAGGCCGTGATCGAGGCTTACCGCACGGCCGATGTGTTTGCTTTGGCCAGCCGCCGCGACCAGGATGGCGACATGGACGGCCTGCCGAATGTACTCATGGAGGCGCAAAGCCAGGCCCTGCCCTGCGTCGCCACCACGATCTCCGCCATTCCCGAACTGATCGTCGATGGCGAAACCGGCCTGCTGGTGCCGAGCGAGGATGTGGGCGAACTGGTCGTGGCGCTCAACCACGTGATCGTCGATCCGGCGCTGCGCGAGCGATTGGGCAAGGCTGCGTCGGCAAGAGTGCGGCAGGCATTCGAAATGACGAGCGGCATCGCGGAACTGGCGCGGCGCTTCGGCCTGGCGGCCTGAACGGAGCGCGGTGATGCGGATTGGCTTCTATGCACCGCTCAAGCCGCCCGATCATCCGGCCCCGTCCGGCGACCGCCGTGTCGCCCGCCTGTTCATGGCCGCCCTGCGCGGCCTCGGCCATGACGTGACGCTGCTGTCCGACCTGCGCAGCTACAACCGCGACGGCGATCCGGCACGCGAGGCTGCCACGGCAGATGCGGCTGCCGCCGAAGTCGAAATGCTGGCCGCCGCGTGGAAAAATGACCCGGTAGAAAAACCCGATCTTCTGTTCACCTATCACGTCTATCACAAGGCCGCTGACTATCTCGGTCCGGCGCTGAAGCAGCGTTTCGCCCTGCCCTACGTGATTGCCGAAGCCTCGGACTCACCACGCCGGTGCGATGGTACATGGGCGACTGGATATGCACAGGCCAAACGCGCGCTGATCGCCGCCGACCGGTTGCTGGCCATCACGCGGCACGACGTTCCGGGATTGGTTGGCTGCGTCGGCGCGGCGCGCGTGCAGTATTTTGCGCCCTTCATCGATCCCGTACCCTTCGCGTCGGCTGCGGCACAGCGAACACAGCACCGCGTCGATCTGGCCGCACGTTTCAGGCTGCCGATGGATCGCCCCTGGCTGCTCGCAGTGGGCATGATGCGCGACGGCGACAAGCTGGCCTCCTTCCGCCGACTGGCCGAAACCCTGCCGCTGCTGCGCGACAACAACTGGCATTGCAGTCTGGTTGGCGACGGCCCGGCGCGCGAAGCAGTGGCAAATGCTTTTGCCGCGTTGGGAGATTGCGTGACGTTGACCGGACAGATGGAGCCGGATCAGCTCGCCGCGCTGTATGCCGCGAGCGACCTCTATGTCTGGCCCGCCGTCAATGAGGCCTATGGCATGGCGTTGCTGGAGGCACAGGCCGCCGGATTGCCGGTGCTGTCGGTTCGCACACGCGGCGTTCCAGATATCGTCGAGCATGGTGTCACCGGCTGGCTGACACCGGATGACACACCCGCTGCCATGGCGAATGCCATCGGGCATTTGCTTGCTGATCAGGATCAAAGACTGCGCATGGCTACCGCAGCGCCATTGCGGGTGCAGAGAGAGCTTTCGATGGATGCCGCGCAAGCGAGGCTGACGACGCTGTTCGCCGAACTGGGGCTGCCGGCATGACCCGCAATCTGGTTCTGCTGCGCCATGGCGCCACCGACTGGAATGCCGCCGGGCGGCTGCAGGGCCGCGCCGACATCACGCTGTCCGACGCCGGCCGTGCCGCATTTGCAGGCTATTCTGTGCCATCCACCTATCTTGCCAGACAGTGGTATGTCAGCCCGCTGCGCCGGGCACAGGAGACCGCCGCGCTGCTGGGCCTGAAGCCCCGGATCGAACCGGCATTGATCGAAATGGATTGGGGGCAATACGAAGGCCGCACATTGCCAGAGCTACGCGACGCCTACGGCAATGCCTTCACGGCCAATGAAGACCGCGGCCTCGACCTGCAGCCGCCCGGTGGTGAAAGCCCGCGTCAGGTGCAGCAGCGGCTGCTGCCCTGGCTGCGCAGCCTGCCGGCGGATGCCGGCGCCGTTGCCCATAAAGGCGTCATTCGCGCCATCCTGGCCCTGGCTTTCGATTGGCCGATGCTGGGCCGTGCGCCGGTCAAGCTCGACTGGCATTGCCTGCAGGAATTTAGCATAACGGAAGACGGTCGCCCCACCCTGGTGGCGGCAAATATTCCGCTGGAGCGATAATGGGCGGCCCGCGCGTCCTGATCTGGGTACAGCATCTGCTTGGCGTCGGCCATCTGCATCGTGCCGCGTCGATCTGCCGTGCGCTGCTGCGCCAGGGCGCCACGCCACTGCTGGTCTCCGGCGGCCTGCCTGACCCGACCCTGCATGGCATCGACGGCATCGGCTTCGTCCAGCTGGCACCTGCGCGTGCGCGCGACGCCACCTTCAAGATCCTGCTCGATATCAATGGCGAGGTAGTGACCGAAGAGTGGAAATCGACCCGCAGCGCCATGCTGCGGGATGTGGTGCGCAACTTCGCCCCCGACATGGTGATCACCGAACTGTTTCCGTTCGGCCGCCGGCAGATGCGGTTCGAGATGATGCCGCTGCTGCAGATGCTGCGCGGCATGCCGAACCGTCCGCTGATCTTCTGCTCGGTGCGCGACATTCTGGTCGATCGCGGCAAGCCGCAGCACGATATCGACTCCATCACCTGGCTGCAGGAATATTTCGATGCGGCGCTGGTACATGGCGACCCCTCGGTAATCGCTTTCGAAAACACCTTCCCGATGGCGGAGAAAATCCGCCATATGCTGATTTATACCGGCTATATCGCCGAGCAACATGTCATCCCCTATACCGAAGCCGGCGTCGACGAAGTGTTGGTCTCTGCCGGCGGTGGCGCCGTAGGCATGAAGCTGTTCCAGGCCGCCATCGACGCCCGACCTATGACGGTGGCGCGCGACGCGACATGGCGCATCCTGGTGAGTCCGCTGGAAAATCCTCACAACATCACCACACTGCGCGAGATGGCGCCGCCGGGTGTGATCATCGAGCCGGTTCGTCCCGATTTTCCCGGTATGCTGCATCATTGCCTGCTGTCGATCAGCAAGGCTGGCTACAACACCATGATGGAGACACTAGGCGGCGGTTCACGCGCGGTCGTGGTACCGTTCGTCGGCGGCAATGAAACCGAACAGGCCTTGCGTGCTGCCCTGCTGTCCAGGCGGGGGCTGATGCACATGCTGCCAGAACCGGACATGACACCGCAGACGCTGGCCGCTGTCGTCGATCACGCACTGGCTTCGCCGAAGCCGGATCCCACTGCCATCCGCCTCGATGGCGCCGAGGAAACCGCGCGCCGCATTAGGGCCGAAATCGAAAAGCACCGCAGATGACGGTGGGTTGGCAGGCGCTGGAGGACGAACTCGACCGCTGGGCGTCCGAAGGACGCACCGCCTGCTTCTGGTGGCGCGATGACGATGCTGTCGCGGCGACACCGGCTCTGGATCGGCTGCTTGGTCTGCACCGATCGAGCGGCGCGCCCTTGGCGCTGGCCATCATCCCGGCGCAGGCCGAGTCCAGCCTGGCCGGGCGGCTCAAATCCGAGCCCGGAATTGCTGCGCTGCAGCATGGATATGCGCACCACAATCATGCCGGCCCACCGGAGAAAAAATCCGAGTTCCCGCACAAACGTTCGCTAAGCGAACGGCTGGCTGACCTGCGCACCGGCCATGATCGCCTTCGCAGCCTGTTTGCCCCGGGGCAGCTGCTGCCGGTCTTCGTCCCGCCCTGGAACCGCATGGCGCC includes:
- a CDS encoding glycosyltransferase family 4 protein, coding for MSESAQSPTPSPVAFVLKGYPRLSETFIAQEIAALEARGLDILIVSLRHPTDRKRHALHDQIRARILYLPEYLYQEPLRVLRGWWFARHLPGYRRALQVWWQDFKRDRSSNRIRRFGQAMVLAAELPAGYRHLHAHFIHTPGSVARYAAQILQCPWTASAHARDIWITPDWEKREKLADCQWVVTCTAHNRTHLAALSDSERVSLVYHGIDFSRFPEPPVWRARRDGRDAQDPVRLLSVGRAVDKKGYDILLRALARLPVDLHWHFTHIGGGPLLAKLKAQAVSLGIADRISWQGSATQEAVIEAYRTADVFALASRRDQDGDMDGLPNVLMEAQSQALPCVATTISAIPELIVDGETGLLVPSEDVGELVVALNHVIVDPALRERLGKAASARVRQAFEMTSGIAELARRFGLAA
- a CDS encoding polysaccharide deacetylase family protein; translation: MTVGWQALEDELDRWASEGRTACFWWRDDDAVAATPALDRLLGLHRSSGAPLALAIIPAQAESSLAGRLKSEPGIAALQHGYAHHNHAGPPEKKSEFPHKRSLSERLADLRTGHDRLRSLFAPGQLLPVFVPPWNRMAPDCLPVMPGLGYAAVSAFQPRVSYWAAPGLVALNTHIDPIDWHGHDNAAAAERSLAVSCAHLRAMRAGEQHLQPLGLLTHHLRHDETVWAFAAAFLSRTAAHAAVHWLDVGAALKIGAPGGSVAPSVTPAS
- a CDS encoding glycosyltransferase family 4 protein, producing MRIGFYAPLKPPDHPAPSGDRRVARLFMAALRGLGHDVTLLSDLRSYNRDGDPAREAATADAAAAEVEMLAAAWKNDPVEKPDLLFTYHVYHKAADYLGPALKQRFALPYVIAEASDSPRRCDGTWATGYAQAKRALIAADRLLAITRHDVPGLVGCVGAARVQYFAPFIDPVPFASAAAQRTQHRVDLAARFRLPMDRPWLLAVGMMRDGDKLASFRRLAETLPLLRDNNWHCSLVGDGPAREAVANAFAALGDCVTLTGQMEPDQLAALYAASDLYVWPAVNEAYGMALLEAQAAGLPVLSVRTRGVPDIVEHGVTGWLTPDDTPAAMANAIGHLLADQDQRLRMATAAPLRVQRELSMDAAQARLTTLFAELGLPA
- a CDS encoding histidine phosphatase family protein, which codes for MTRNLVLLRHGATDWNAAGRLQGRADITLSDAGRAAFAGYSVPSTYLARQWYVSPLRRAQETAALLGLKPRIEPALIEMDWGQYEGRTLPELRDAYGNAFTANEDRGLDLQPPGGESPRQVQQRLLPWLRSLPADAGAVAHKGVIRAILALAFDWPMLGRAPVKLDWHCLQEFSITEDGRPTLVAANIPLER
- a CDS encoding glycosyltransferase family protein, coding for MGGPRVLIWVQHLLGVGHLHRAASICRALLRQGATPLLVSGGLPDPTLHGIDGIGFVQLAPARARDATFKILLDINGEVVTEEWKSTRSAMLRDVVRNFAPDMVITELFPFGRRQMRFEMMPLLQMLRGMPNRPLIFCSVRDILVDRGKPQHDIDSITWLQEYFDAALVHGDPSVIAFENTFPMAEKIRHMLIYTGYIAEQHVIPYTEAGVDEVLVSAGGGAVGMKLFQAAIDARPMTVARDATWRILVSPLENPHNITTLREMAPPGVIIEPVRPDFPGMLHHCLLSISKAGYNTMMETLGGGSRAVVVPFVGGNETEQALRAALLSRRGLMHMLPEPDMTPQTLAAVVDHALASPKPDPTAIRLDGAEETARRIRAEIEKHRR